From Desulfovibrio desulfuricans, a single genomic window includes:
- the rimI gene encoding ribosomal protein S18-alanine N-acetyltransferase, translating into MNASTVRDERLQMLGPQHAAAMYEIERQCFPLPWSEEQCAAAFGQKAFSALGMFRHEALIGYISVYHTLDELEILNLAVLPDERRRGHGRRILGVVLRLARKMAINKILLEVRVGNRPAICLYESCGFKREGVRKKYYTDTGEDALIYLCSI; encoded by the coding sequence ATGAATGCTTCCACAGTGCGGGACGAACGCCTTCAGATGCTTGGGCCGCAGCATGCCGCCGCTATGTACGAGATTGAGCGCCAGTGTTTTCCTCTGCCCTGGTCAGAAGAGCAGTGCGCTGCCGCCTTTGGGCAAAAGGCTTTTTCGGCACTGGGAATGTTTCGGCATGAGGCGCTGATTGGCTATATATCAGTATATCACACGCTGGATGAACTGGAAATACTCAATCTTGCAGTTTTGCCGGATGAGCGCCGCAGAGGCCACGGACGGCGTATATTGGGCGTGGTCTTGCGCCTTGCGCGTAAAATGGCTATAAACAAAATCTTGCTTGAAGTCAGAGTGGGCAACAGGCCCGCTATTTGTCTGTATGAGAGTTGCGGCTTCAAGCGAGAGGGCGTGCGCAAAAAGTATTATACCGATACTGGCGAAGACGCGCTCATTTATCTTTGTTCCATCTGA
- a CDS encoding NUDIX hydrolase encodes MKISLYPSLGNSPDLQEVVDHNNVPLCIMRGEDILRQNLRHRAVGLLVRDRLGRALLTHRPGLGWGFSSFGRLPAGQSSEHKAQELFRNDWNHEGRILALGVSPPGPDNFNAFVALYEGRMPASLAATAVRDPDQHMLVDYDELRGIGVHFGELLSPFLRQAVQAGLVRPR; translated from the coding sequence ATGAAAATCAGCCTTTATCCTTCATTAGGCAACTCTCCTGACTTGCAGGAGGTTGTGGATCACAACAATGTACCACTGTGCATCATGCGCGGCGAGGACATACTGAGGCAGAACCTGCGCCACCGGGCAGTGGGCCTGCTTGTGCGCGACCGCCTTGGCCGCGCCCTGCTGACGCACCGCCCTGGCCTTGGCTGGGGATTTTCGTCCTTCGGGCGGCTGCCCGCCGGGCAATCAAGCGAGCACAAGGCGCAGGAGCTGTTTAGAAACGACTGGAACCACGAGGGGCGCATTTTGGCGCTCGGCGTTTCCCCGCCGGGGCCGGACAATTTCAACGCCTTTGTGGCGCTGTATGAAGGCCGCATGCCCGCCTCGCTGGCTGCCACCGCCGTGCGTGACCCGGATCAGCACATGCTGGTCGATTATGACGAACTGCGGGGCATAGGCGTACACTTTGGCGAACTGCTTTCGCCCTTTTTGCGGCAGGCGGTGCAGGCTGGCCTTGTGCGCCCGCGCTGA
- a CDS encoding inositol monophosphatase family protein, protein MFASQDILQGCLEIVRQSGDIVREHWAKPSNVRHKGRIDLVTQTDLAVEAFLKEKLANLVPGAAFMAEESSESEKEPDGLCWIIDPVDGTTNFVHRIPQVATSVALWNKDHVELGVVNIPMMNECFSAQRGQGAYLNGAPISVSKAETLGDALVATGFPYDFSGRLDRILERLSLVLPKSQGLRRIGAAAVDMAYVACGRLDMFYEEGLKPWDFAAGLLLVEEAGGRVTNLRGEALHFGDVLMASNGLVHQEAVDLLGPTAV, encoded by the coding sequence ATGTTTGCATCACAGGATATTTTGCAGGGATGTCTGGAAATTGTGCGCCAGAGCGGCGACATCGTGCGTGAACACTGGGCAAAGCCCAGCAATGTGCGGCACAAGGGGCGCATTGATCTGGTCACGCAGACCGACCTGGCTGTGGAAGCCTTTTTGAAGGAAAAACTGGCAAACCTTGTGCCCGGCGCCGCCTTTATGGCAGAGGAAAGCAGCGAGAGCGAGAAGGAACCGGACGGCCTGTGCTGGATCATCGACCCTGTGGACGGCACTACCAATTTTGTGCACCGCATCCCGCAGGTTGCTACCTCGGTAGCGCTCTGGAACAAGGATCATGTGGAGCTTGGCGTGGTCAACATTCCCATGATGAACGAATGCTTCAGCGCGCAGCGCGGGCAGGGCGCGTACCTCAACGGCGCGCCCATAAGCGTGAGCAAGGCGGAAACCCTTGGAGATGCGCTGGTGGCCACGGGCTTTCCCTATGACTTTAGCGGGCGACTCGACAGAATACTGGAACGCCTTTCCCTTGTGCTGCCCAAAAGCCAGGGCCTGCGGCGCATAGGCGCGGCGGCGGTGGATATGGCCTATGTGGCCTGCGGCAGGCTGGATATGTTTTATGAAGAAGGCCTGAAGCCCTGGGATTTTGCCGCTGGCCTGCTGCTGGTGGAAGAAGCCGGGGGCAGGGTGACCAATTTGCGCGGCGAGGCCCTGCATTTTGGCGATGTGCTCATGGCCTCCAACGGGCTGGTGCATCAGGAGGCTGTTGATCTGCTTGGCCCCACGGCCGTATAA